Proteins from one Microbacterium sp. Root553 genomic window:
- a CDS encoding NAD(P)-dependent oxidoreductase, with translation MGVILATSRSFSDGDVDLVALAHAAGHEIVRGPAHHALPELAPLLAAAEGWIAGTGPVTDDHLAAAPNLRVIARYGVGTEAVDLAAAVRRGIPVTNTPGANADAVADHAVGLMLSALRYTADGDRRVRRGDWSVRRGRELGAATVGIVGFGRIGQGVARRLSGFGPRILATDPFLPAAVIADAGAEPADLDDLFRTADLITLHAPGGLALVDGARLDGIRRGLILVNTARPDLVDESALAEALRDGRLGAYAADTLDGDTAASASPLLADDLADRVIVTPHLGAQTTQAVDAMGSMSLDDVLSVLAGRPPLHPVSPRS, from the coding sequence ATGGGCGTCATCCTCGCGACCAGCCGCTCGTTCTCCGACGGTGACGTCGACCTCGTCGCCCTGGCACACGCCGCGGGCCACGAGATCGTGCGCGGCCCCGCGCACCATGCCCTTCCCGAGCTCGCGCCGCTGCTGGCAGCGGCGGAGGGCTGGATCGCGGGCACCGGACCGGTGACCGACGACCATCTGGCCGCCGCCCCGAACCTCAGGGTCATCGCGCGCTACGGCGTCGGCACGGAGGCGGTGGATCTCGCTGCGGCGGTGCGGCGCGGCATCCCGGTGACGAACACCCCCGGGGCGAACGCGGATGCCGTCGCCGACCACGCCGTCGGGCTCATGCTCTCGGCGCTCCGGTACACCGCCGACGGGGACCGTCGCGTGCGCCGCGGCGACTGGAGCGTCCGCCGCGGCAGGGAGCTCGGCGCGGCGACCGTGGGCATCGTCGGATTCGGGAGGATCGGGCAGGGTGTCGCGCGGCGGCTGAGCGGCTTCGGCCCACGCATCCTCGCCACCGACCCGTTCCTGCCCGCCGCCGTGATCGCAGACGCGGGCGCCGAACCCGCCGACCTCGACGACCTGTTCCGCACCGCCGACCTCATCACGCTGCACGCTCCGGGCGGGCTAGCGCTCGTCGATGGAGCGCGGCTCGACGGCATCCGCCGCGGCCTGATCCTGGTGAACACGGCGCGCCCCGATCTGGTCGACGAGTCGGCGCTGGCCGAGGCGCTGCGCGACGGGCGCCTCGGCGCGTACGCCGCCGACACGCTCGACGGCGACACCGCGGCGAGCGCGAGCCCCCTGCTCGCCGACGACCTCGCCGACCGCGTGATCGTCACGCCCCACCTCGGCGCCCAGACCACGCAGGCCGTCGACGCCATGGGCTCGATGTCGCTCGACGACGTGCTCAGCGTGCTCGCGGGTCGCCCTCCCCTGCATCCCGTCTCCCCGCGATCCTGA
- a CDS encoding glucose-6-phosphate isomerase family protein, with the protein MPQFHTPPISPMAISFDAEALTLSPEGPTLTRRMSDLEGLFLDADAWAAASAGENPVVYTVVSSPVPEVDRELPQSITTIMPGDTSGELWMTKGHQHPNHQGEIYLALKGRGGLLMFDGERTEWLDMLPGTIGYIPPGWAHRSVNTGDEPYAFLAVYPGGAGHDYGWVLDHGMGARAYRASEGVDLRPYSASPSAE; encoded by the coding sequence ATGCCCCAGTTCCACACGCCCCCGATCTCGCCGATGGCGATCTCGTTCGACGCAGAGGCGCTCACGCTGAGTCCGGAGGGGCCCACCCTCACGCGGCGGATGTCCGACCTCGAGGGCCTGTTCCTGGACGCGGATGCCTGGGCCGCGGCATCGGCCGGCGAGAACCCCGTCGTCTACACCGTGGTCAGCTCGCCCGTCCCCGAGGTGGATCGCGAGCTGCCGCAGTCGATCACGACGATCATGCCGGGCGACACCTCGGGTGAGCTCTGGATGACCAAGGGCCACCAGCATCCGAACCACCAGGGCGAGATCTACCTCGCACTGAAGGGCCGCGGGGGCCTGTTGATGTTCGACGGCGAACGCACCGAGTGGCTCGACATGCTGCCGGGCACGATCGGCTACATCCCGCCGGGCTGGGCCCACCGCTCGGTCAACACGGGCGACGAGCCCTACGCCTTCCTCGCGGTCTACCCCGGCGGCGCCGGACACGACTACGGGTGGGTCCTCGATCACGGGATGGGCGCACGCGCCTATCGCGCGAGCGAGGGCGTGGACCTGCGCCCGTATTCCGCGTCCCCCTCGGCGGAATGA
- a CDS encoding acetylxylan esterase — protein sequence MTSFPSPYDTWFPDAEFDGTYGHTLSTLREIAPVPAPPGFAERWRRWREEARTTDAAPTVLSCSVVDGRQVSIIEHAGVDGIRLRAWLVEPLEGPARVGVVHGHGYGGRDAIDLSRVPADAAAIFPVARGLATLNAGVGAPDQPLEHVLTGIDDPERYMLGLCARDLWLAADALTALAEPLPLYYIGESFGGGIGALALPWDDRFIGATLIVPSFGQYDERLAVRCLGSGEAVRAHIAVHPEAREVLRWFDASTALGVARVPVRVEAALWDQSVPPQGQFGVANAARMLELFVLPAGHADYPGLDEVTAEAVRGSRAHLARTLRAAS from the coding sequence ATGACCTCCTTCCCCTCCCCCTATGACACGTGGTTCCCCGATGCCGAGTTCGACGGCACCTACGGCCACACGCTGAGCACGTTGCGCGAGATCGCGCCGGTCCCCGCCCCGCCGGGCTTCGCCGAGCGGTGGAGGCGCTGGCGCGAGGAGGCGCGCACGACGGATGCCGCCCCCACCGTGCTCTCCTGCTCTGTCGTCGACGGCCGACAGGTGTCGATCATCGAGCATGCGGGAGTCGACGGCATCCGCCTGCGCGCCTGGCTTGTCGAGCCGCTCGAGGGCCCCGCCCGGGTCGGCGTCGTGCACGGCCACGGGTATGGCGGGCGGGATGCGATCGACCTGTCGCGCGTGCCCGCCGACGCCGCCGCGATCTTTCCCGTCGCCCGCGGCCTCGCGACGTTGAACGCGGGCGTCGGCGCCCCCGACCAGCCGCTCGAGCATGTGCTGACAGGCATCGACGATCCGGAACGCTACATGCTGGGGCTGTGCGCCCGCGACCTCTGGCTCGCCGCGGATGCGCTGACCGCCCTGGCGGAACCCCTGCCGCTCTATTACATCGGCGAGAGCTTCGGCGGCGGCATCGGCGCCCTCGCTCTCCCGTGGGACGACCGCTTCATCGGGGCGACCCTCATCGTGCCCAGCTTCGGGCAGTACGACGAGCGGCTGGCGGTGCGGTGCCTCGGCAGCGGCGAGGCGGTGCGCGCACACATCGCGGTGCATCCGGAGGCTCGCGAGGTGCTGCGCTGGTTCGACGCGTCGACGGCTCTCGGCGTCGCCCGCGTTCCGGTGCGGGTCGAGGCGGCGCTGTGGGATCAGTCGGTGCCGCCGCAGGGGCAGTTCGGCGTCGCGAACGCGGCCCGGATGCTCGAGCTGTTCGTCCTCCCGGCCGGCCATGCCGACTATCCGGGACTCGACGAGGTGACGGCCGAGGCGGTCAGGGGCAGCCGCGCCCACCTCGCTCGCACGCTGCGCGCCGCATCCTGA
- the xylB gene encoding xylulokinase: protein MLIAHDLGTTGNKASLHHDDGRLVTSVTVPYPAHFAAGGIAEQDPDHWWDAVVAATRQLLDRATVAPDTIGGLVVSGQMMGTVLLDAHGHPVRPAIIWADTRSGLQTHALEQRLGAHDAYRLLGHRLNPTYSVEKIMWVRDNEPDVWARVRHFCVAKDYIVYRLTGRLATERSDASGTNAYDQQGGIWSTEVLAAAGLDAALFPEILESTTVAGSLTVEAADALGLPTSVRVVMGGGDGPLAAVGSGIVAPEDGAYVCLGTSSWISFASLAPLHDPQMRTMTFDNVVPGSFVPTATMQAGGASVQWISEALSPDPAHPDTARLTAEAGGDLDTEDLYFLPYLLGERSPLWDPHARGAFVGLGRHHTRAHLTRAVLEGVAYNLLTCIEAFRESGATIDRIDAVGGGAQSDAWLGILADVWGVPIRRRTIVEEANSLGAAVTGAVGLGLADFSAARALSEVTAEFTPDAGRHAVHAQRHARFTAAYDALEPWFASAPASAPTGRES from the coding sequence ATGCTGATCGCGCACGATCTCGGCACCACAGGCAACAAGGCGTCGCTGCACCACGACGACGGGCGTCTCGTCACCTCGGTCACCGTGCCGTACCCCGCCCACTTCGCCGCGGGCGGCATCGCCGAGCAGGATCCGGATCACTGGTGGGATGCCGTGGTCGCGGCCACCCGCCAGCTGCTCGACCGCGCCACCGTCGCGCCCGACACCATCGGCGGCCTCGTCGTCAGCGGCCAGATGATGGGCACGGTGCTCCTCGACGCCCACGGGCATCCGGTGCGGCCGGCGATCATCTGGGCCGACACCCGCTCGGGCCTCCAGACCCACGCTCTCGAGCAGCGTCTCGGCGCCCACGACGCCTACCGCCTGCTCGGCCACCGCCTGAATCCCACCTACTCGGTCGAGAAGATCATGTGGGTGCGCGACAACGAGCCCGACGTGTGGGCGCGGGTGCGCCACTTCTGCGTCGCGAAGGACTACATCGTCTATCGGCTCACCGGCCGGCTCGCGACCGAGCGATCGGACGCCTCCGGCACGAACGCCTACGACCAGCAGGGCGGCATCTGGTCGACCGAGGTGCTCGCGGCCGCGGGACTCGACGCCGCACTGTTCCCCGAGATCCTCGAATCGACGACCGTCGCGGGATCCCTCACGGTCGAGGCGGCGGATGCCCTCGGCCTCCCCACCTCCGTCCGCGTCGTGATGGGCGGCGGCGACGGACCGCTCGCCGCGGTCGGCTCGGGCATCGTCGCCCCGGAGGACGGCGCGTACGTGTGTCTCGGCACCTCGTCGTGGATCTCGTTCGCGAGCCTCGCGCCGCTGCACGATCCGCAGATGCGCACCATGACGTTCGACAACGTGGTGCCGGGCTCCTTCGTCCCGACGGCGACCATGCAGGCGGGCGGCGCCTCGGTGCAGTGGATCTCCGAGGCGCTCTCCCCCGACCCCGCTCACCCCGACACCGCGCGGCTGACGGCCGAGGCCGGCGGCGACCTCGACACCGAGGATCTCTACTTCCTCCCCTACCTGCTGGGTGAGCGATCGCCCCTCTGGGACCCGCACGCCCGCGGGGCCTTCGTCGGGCTCGGGCGCCACCACACCCGTGCGCACCTCACCCGAGCGGTGCTCGAGGGGGTGGCGTACAACCTGCTCACCTGCATCGAGGCGTTCCGGGAATCCGGTGCGACGATCGATCGCATCGATGCCGTCGGCGGCGGCGCCCAGAGCGACGCCTGGCTCGGCATCCTCGCCGACGTGTGGGGCGTGCCGATCCGCCGCCGCACCATCGTCGAAGAGGCGAACAGCCTCGGCGCGGCCGTCACGGGCGCCGTGGGACTCGGACTCGCGGACTTCTCCGCGGCCCGCGCGCTCAGCGAGGTCACGGCCGAGTTCACCCCGGATGCCGGTCGGCACGCCGTGCACGCACAGCGGCACGCCCGTTTCACGGCGGCGTACGACGCCCTCGAACCGTGGTTCGCATCCGCCCCCGCTTCCGCCCCCACCGGCCGCGAGAGCTGA
- a CDS encoding phosphotriesterase family protein — translation MSVVRTVLGDIDPAQLGPTDYHEHLFQISPLLVGDELDDEDLSGREAALLKASGFTAMVDATPFGLGRDPEGVARISAGTAMHVVASTGRHREAHYGPDHRTRSADAETLSARFIREVEEGMPRHDDDPEGVRALGPDGGAPVRAGLLKAGVDYWRISPFEHTTLLAVAAAQRMTGAPVMVHLEFCTAAHEVLDLLEGEGVAADRVVLAHADRDPDPGLHASLAERGAYLGYDGFARPRTRSDAELLALTARVVEYGAVDRIVLGGDVARRTRYISYGGMPGLAYLGERYVPRLRSVIGDDAVERMLVANPARLLTLLPPHRPAP, via the coding sequence ATGTCCGTCGTCCGCACGGTCCTCGGCGACATCGACCCTGCGCAGCTCGGGCCGACGGACTATCACGAGCACCTCTTCCAGATCTCGCCGCTGCTGGTCGGCGACGAGCTCGACGACGAAGACCTCTCGGGTCGAGAGGCCGCGCTGCTGAAGGCCAGCGGGTTCACGGCGATGGTCGATGCCACCCCGTTCGGGCTCGGCCGGGATCCGGAGGGGGTCGCGCGCATCAGCGCCGGCACCGCGATGCACGTCGTCGCCTCGACGGGGCGTCACCGCGAAGCGCACTACGGCCCCGACCACCGCACGCGCTCGGCGGATGCCGAGACGCTGTCGGCGCGCTTCATCCGCGAGGTCGAGGAGGGGATGCCGCGCCACGACGACGATCCCGAGGGTGTGCGCGCGCTCGGCCCCGACGGCGGGGCGCCCGTGCGCGCCGGTCTGCTGAAGGCCGGCGTCGACTACTGGCGCATCAGCCCGTTCGAGCACACGACGCTGCTCGCGGTCGCGGCGGCGCAGCGGATGACCGGAGCGCCGGTGATGGTGCATCTGGAATTCTGCACCGCCGCGCACGAGGTGCTCGATCTGCTCGAGGGTGAGGGCGTCGCCGCCGACCGCGTGGTGCTCGCGCATGCCGACCGCGACCCGGATCCGGGTCTGCACGCGTCTCTCGCCGAGCGCGGCGCATACCTGGGCTACGACGGGTTCGCCCGTCCGCGCACCCGTTCCGATGCCGAGCTGCTCGCGCTGACCGCGCGGGTGGTCGAGTACGGGGCCGTCGATCGCATCGTGCTCGGCGGAGACGTCGCCCGCCGTACCCGCTACATCTCGTACGGCGGGATGCCCGGCCTCGCCTACCTCGGCGAGCGCTACGTGCCTCGTCTGCGGTCGGTGATCGGCGACGACGCCGTCGAGCGGATGCTGGTCGCCAACCCCGCCCGCCTGCTCACGCTGCTCCCACCCCACCGCCCCGCCCCTTGA
- a CDS encoding sugar ABC transporter ATP-binding protein yields MSDPILRVDGISKGFPGVQALKQVHLEVRAGEVLVLVGENGAGKSTLMKILSGIYTKDEGTITFEGSEVELTSPLQAQQLGITIIHQELNLMPDLTVAQNIFVGREPTTGPFLSERKLNAQTAELLQRLGIGLNPKQLVGELTVAEQQMVEIAKALSFNAKVLIMDEPTSALTDSETETLFVLIEQLRASGTGIVYISHRMDELRRLADRVTVLRDGTYIGSLDRSEVSIPKIIEMMVGRVIDEGTRPAAREHADDPVVLDVRGLSTRNLLKDVSFQLHRGEILGFAGLMGAGRTETARAIIGADRSDGGEITIGGRAARITQPADAVKHGLGYLSEDRKLLGLMLEQDVTFNTVLASLGTYANGIGWMGDSKAKSRTKEYVEQLRVKTPSVNQIVKLLSGGNQQKVVIARWLMRDCDILIFDEPTRGIDVGAKEEIYRLMQQLADAGKSIIVISSELPEILRVANRIAVFANGRITGTLRNEDASQEKIMQLAAHGEED; encoded by the coding sequence ATGAGTGACCCCATTCTCAGAGTCGACGGGATCAGCAAGGGATTCCCCGGTGTGCAGGCTCTCAAGCAGGTGCACCTCGAGGTGCGCGCCGGTGAGGTCCTCGTGCTCGTCGGTGAGAACGGCGCAGGCAAGTCCACCCTGATGAAGATCCTCTCGGGCATCTACACCAAGGACGAGGGCACGATCACCTTCGAGGGGTCGGAGGTGGAGCTCACCAGCCCGCTGCAGGCCCAGCAGCTCGGGATCACGATCATCCACCAGGAACTCAACCTGATGCCCGATCTCACCGTGGCGCAGAACATCTTCGTGGGGCGGGAGCCGACCACCGGTCCGTTCCTCTCGGAGCGCAAGCTCAACGCGCAGACGGCGGAGCTGCTCCAGCGTCTCGGCATCGGGCTGAACCCGAAGCAGCTCGTGGGCGAGCTCACGGTGGCCGAGCAGCAGATGGTCGAGATCGCCAAGGCGCTCTCGTTCAATGCCAAGGTCCTGATCATGGACGAGCCCACCTCGGCGCTCACCGACTCCGAGACCGAGACGCTGTTCGTGCTGATCGAGCAGCTGCGGGCATCGGGTACCGGGATCGTCTATATCTCGCACCGCATGGACGAGCTGCGGCGTCTCGCCGACCGCGTCACGGTGCTCCGCGACGGCACATACATCGGATCACTGGACCGATCCGAGGTGAGCATCCCGAAGATCATCGAGATGATGGTCGGCCGCGTGATCGACGAGGGAACGCGCCCCGCGGCCCGCGAGCACGCCGACGACCCCGTCGTCCTCGATGTGCGGGGGCTCTCGACTCGGAACCTCCTCAAGGACGTGTCGTTCCAGCTGCACCGGGGAGAGATCCTGGGCTTCGCGGGACTCATGGGGGCAGGGCGCACCGAGACCGCCCGTGCGATCATCGGCGCCGACCGCAGCGACGGCGGCGAGATCACGATCGGCGGACGTGCGGCCAGGATCACGCAGCCCGCGGATGCCGTCAAGCACGGCCTCGGGTACCTCTCGGAGGACCGCAAGCTGCTCGGGCTGATGCTCGAGCAGGATGTGACCTTCAACACCGTGCTCGCCTCGCTCGGCACCTACGCCAACGGCATCGGCTGGATGGGCGACAGCAAGGCCAAGAGCCGCACCAAGGAGTACGTCGAGCAGCTGCGGGTCAAGACGCCCTCGGTGAACCAGATCGTGAAGCTGCTGTCGGGAGGCAACCAGCAGAAGGTCGTCATCGCCCGGTGGCTGATGCGCGACTGCGACATCCTCATCTTCGACGAGCCGACTCGCGGCATCGACGTCGGCGCCAAAGAAGAGATCTACCGCCTCATGCAGCAGCTCGCGGATGCGGGCAAATCCATCATCGTCATCTCGTCGGAACTGCCGGAGATCCTCCGCGTCGCGAACCGCATCGCGGTCTTCGCGAACGGACGCATCACCGGCACCCTCCGCAACGAGGACGCCAGCCAGGAGAAGATCATGCAACTCGCAGCACACGGGGAGGAAGACTGA
- a CDS encoding ABC transporter permease: protein MSAPQNGSSTTTIIQTALDENTDKRDVVGFLKRQVQQSLAFGTLIVLVLFFSIASPNFFTFSNIATVLLSTAVIGILALGTTFVIITGGIDLSIGTGMALCAVMTGVIVTNLGLPVWVGVIGGVLTGVLMGLVNGVNITFLRLPPFIATLAMMMIAGGLALVISNVAPIYFSTSAPDFKKIALGVIIPGIPNAVLITAALAIVAWLVLSKTLLGRYTFAIGSNEEATRLSGVNTRRWTILIYMFAGAFTGIAGIVIAARLDSAQPQIGTGYELQAIAAVIIGGTSLLGGRGSILGTVIGALIMSVLVNGLRILSIQSEWQNIVVGVVVLLAVFLDSLRNRQHT, encoded by the coding sequence ATGAGCGCTCCGCAGAACGGGTCGTCCACGACGACGATCATCCAGACCGCCCTCGACGAGAACACCGACAAGCGCGACGTCGTCGGGTTCCTGAAGCGTCAGGTCCAGCAGTCGCTGGCATTCGGCACGCTCATCGTGCTGGTGCTGTTCTTCTCGATCGCCAGCCCCAACTTCTTCACCTTCAGCAACATCGCCACGGTGCTGCTGTCGACGGCGGTCATCGGCATCCTCGCCCTCGGCACGACCTTCGTGATCATCACCGGCGGCATCGACCTGTCGATCGGAACCGGCATGGCGCTGTGCGCCGTGATGACCGGCGTCATCGTCACGAACCTGGGCCTGCCGGTCTGGGTGGGTGTGATCGGCGGCGTCCTCACCGGTGTGCTGATGGGCCTGGTCAACGGCGTGAACATCACCTTCCTCCGGCTGCCCCCGTTCATCGCCACCCTCGCGATGATGATGATCGCCGGCGGTCTCGCCCTGGTGATCTCCAACGTCGCACCGATCTACTTCTCGACCTCGGCTCCCGACTTCAAGAAGATCGCCCTCGGCGTGATCATCCCCGGCATCCCGAACGCCGTGCTGATCACCGCCGCCCTCGCGATCGTGGCCTGGCTGGTGCTGTCGAAGACCCTGCTCGGTCGCTACACGTTCGCGATCGGATCGAACGAGGAGGCCACCCGCCTGTCGGGTGTGAACACCCGCCGCTGGACGATCCTCATCTACATGTTCGCCGGTGCCTTCACCGGGATCGCGGGCATCGTCATCGCCGCCCGCCTCGACTCCGCCCAGCCGCAGATCGGCACCGGCTACGAGCTGCAGGCGATCGCCGCGGTGATCATCGGCGGAACCTCGCTGCTCGGCGGGCGCGGCTCGATCCTCGGCACCGTGATCGGCGCGCTCATCATGAGCGTGCTCGTCAACGGCCTGCGCATCCTGTCGATCCAGTCGGAGTGGCAGAACATCGTCGTCGGCGTCGTCGTGCTCCTGGCCGTCTTCCTCGACTCGCTGCGCAACCGCCAGCACACCTGA
- a CDS encoding ABC transporter substrate-binding protein, whose translation MKFGKKTAFAALVAASALVFAGCAGGGGDVIEEGSGDGGSGDGEMYIALVSKGFQHQFWQAVKKGAEDKAEELGVRITFEGPAAETEIAQQLEMLTSAIDKNPDAIAYAALDPEACVAPLEQAKAKDIPVVYFDAPCDGDVGLSLSATDSKVAGALAAEHMAELIGGKGEVAIVGHSQINSTGVERRDGFVDKIEADYPDIDIVDIQYGDGDHLKSADIAKTLIAAHPDLKGIYGTNEGSAIGVVNAVNELGLEKGKITIVGFDSGAAQINAIKDGTMAGAITQDPIGIGAQVVQAAYDAANGESVEKFYDTGSYWYDSTNLEDKDIAAVLYE comes from the coding sequence ATGAAATTCGGCAAGAAGACCGCATTCGCGGCGCTCGTGGCCGCATCGGCCCTCGTCTTCGCAGGCTGTGCGGGCGGCGGCGGTGACGTCATCGAAGAAGGAAGCGGCGACGGAGGCAGCGGCGACGGCGAGATGTACATCGCGCTCGTGTCGAAGGGCTTCCAGCACCAGTTCTGGCAGGCCGTGAAGAAGGGCGCCGAGGACAAGGCCGAGGAGCTGGGCGTGCGCATCACGTTCGAAGGCCCCGCCGCCGAGACCGAGATCGCGCAGCAGCTCGAGATGCTCACGAGCGCCATCGACAAGAACCCCGACGCCATCGCCTACGCGGCCCTCGACCCCGAGGCGTGCGTCGCCCCGCTCGAGCAGGCCAAAGCCAAGGACATCCCGGTCGTCTACTTCGACGCCCCGTGCGACGGCGACGTGGGCCTGAGCCTCTCGGCCACCGACAGCAAGGTGGCCGGCGCGCTGGCGGCCGAGCACATGGCGGAGCTCATCGGCGGAAAGGGAGAGGTCGCGATCGTCGGCCACTCGCAGATCAACTCCACCGGTGTCGAGCGTCGTGACGGCTTCGTCGACAAGATCGAGGCCGACTACCCCGACATCGACATCGTCGACATCCAGTACGGCGACGGCGACCACCTGAAGTCGGCGGACATCGCGAAGACGCTGATCGCGGCGCACCCCGACCTCAAGGGCATCTACGGCACCAACGAGGGCTCGGCCATCGGCGTCGTGAACGCCGTGAACGAGCTCGGTCTCGAGAAGGGCAAGATCACGATCGTCGGCTTCGACTCGGGCGCCGCCCAGATCAACGCCATCAAGGACGGCACCATGGCCGGCGCGATCACGCAGGACCCGATCGGCATCGGCGCGCAGGTCGTGCAGGCCGCCTACGACGCCGCCAACGGCGAGTCGGTCGAGAAGTTCTACGACACCGGTTCGTACTGGTACGACAGCACCAACCTCGAGGACAAGGACATCGCCGCGGTCCTCTACGAGTGA
- a CDS encoding CGNR zinc finger domain-containing protein: MNFTDDTEEALRAAVRLVNSAEEPETLETLTDVEAFLTDFPYSGRLDRDDAELAALRAIRPRLRDMLLAPRDEMARHVNAALAEAHLAPRLVRHDGIDWHLHAVDDERPLAERVLIETAMALIDVIRADEGSRISICADETCEALALDLSRNRSKRYCSTTCTNRNAVAAYRARRANA; this comes from the coding sequence ATGAACTTCACCGATGACACGGAAGAGGCGCTGCGCGCGGCGGTCCGGCTGGTGAACTCGGCCGAAGAGCCCGAGACCCTCGAGACGCTCACCGACGTCGAGGCCTTTCTCACGGACTTCCCCTATTCGGGCCGACTCGACCGCGATGACGCCGAACTCGCCGCACTGCGGGCGATCCGCCCACGGCTGCGCGACATGCTGCTCGCACCCCGCGATGAGATGGCCCGGCACGTGAACGCCGCCCTCGCCGAGGCGCACCTCGCGCCCCGGCTCGTGCGCCATGACGGCATCGACTGGCACCTGCACGCCGTCGACGACGAGCGTCCGCTCGCCGAGCGCGTGCTGATCGAGACCGCCATGGCCCTGATCGACGTCATCCGCGCCGACGAGGGCTCCCGCATCTCGATCTGCGCCGACGAGACCTGCGAGGCCCTGGCCCTCGACCTGTCGCGCAACCGCTCGAAGCGCTACTGCTCGACCACCTGCACCAACCGCAACGCCGTGGCCGCCTATCGGGCACGGCGCGCGAACGCCTGA
- a CDS encoding shikimate dehydrogenase family protein has translation MTLTETPATTTGGYMGFIGVSTGSSSIMRVFPAWAEVLGLPTADLVGHDLPMDATPAQYVAMVERIRDDPHHRGALVTTHKMNVFAAASDLFDELDPFAVSCAEISSISKRGDRLIGRAKDPLTVALALNDFLPADHFARTGAEVVVLGAGGSGTALSWALAERADAPAKITVTARDDDALAHLREVHRQHGTPEGLLSYARTDTVQEAAAVVASAPAGTLIVNATGLGKDRPGSPLPDDVVFPEGAWVWEFNYRGSLEFLHQARAQEAAQGLHVVDGWRYFIHGWSQVVADVFEIDLTPEIVERLAEAAESVR, from the coding sequence ATGACACTCACCGAGACTCCCGCCACCACGACCGGCGGCTACATGGGCTTCATCGGCGTGAGCACCGGCTCGTCGTCGATCATGAGGGTGTTCCCGGCGTGGGCCGAGGTGCTGGGCCTGCCCACCGCGGACCTCGTGGGCCACGACCTGCCCATGGATGCGACGCCCGCGCAGTACGTCGCGATGGTCGAGCGGATCCGCGACGACCCCCACCATCGCGGCGCGCTCGTGACGACGCACAAGATGAACGTGTTCGCCGCCGCCTCCGACCTCTTCGACGAGCTCGATCCGTTCGCCGTCTCGTGCGCCGAGATCTCCAGCATCTCGAAGCGCGGCGACCGGCTGATCGGGCGGGCCAAGGATCCGCTCACGGTCGCCCTCGCGCTGAACGACTTCCTTCCCGCCGATCACTTCGCCCGCACGGGGGCCGAGGTCGTGGTCCTCGGCGCCGGGGGCTCGGGCACCGCCCTCAGCTGGGCGCTCGCGGAACGCGCCGATGCTCCGGCGAAGATCACCGTCACCGCCCGCGACGACGACGCCCTCGCGCACCTGCGCGAGGTGCACCGCCAGCACGGCACCCCCGAGGGACTTCTCTCGTACGCCCGCACCGACACGGTGCAGGAGGCCGCCGCGGTCGTCGCCTCGGCGCCCGCCGGGACGCTGATCGTGAACGCCACCGGTCTCGGCAAGGATCGCCCCGGTTCGCCGCTGCCCGACGATGTCGTGTTCCCCGAGGGCGCCTGGGTGTGGGAGTTCAACTACCGCGGTTCTCTGGAGTTCCTGCATCAGGCACGCGCCCAGGAGGCCGCGCAGGGCCTGCACGTCGTCGACGGCTGGCGGTACTTCATCCACGGCTGGTCGCAGGTGGTCGCCGACGTCTTCGAGATCGACCTCACGCCCGAGATCGTCGAGCGTCTCGCCGAAGCCGCCGAATCGGTGCGCTGA
- a CDS encoding putative quinol monooxygenase, with protein sequence MTEPTILHAVFTARPGRGDEVAALLRDFADVVRAEEGNVMFDATRLVDDPDRFFVYEVYRDEAAFRSHIAAPAGVPFNEALQQLIVEPSSILTFLRRI encoded by the coding sequence ATGACCGAACCGACCATCCTGCACGCTGTGTTCACCGCGCGCCCGGGAAGGGGCGACGAGGTCGCCGCGCTGCTGCGCGACTTCGCCGATGTCGTCCGCGCCGAGGAGGGCAACGTCATGTTCGATGCGACCCGTCTCGTCGACGACCCCGACCGGTTCTTCGTCTACGAGGTCTATCGCGACGAGGCGGCCTTCCGGTCGCACATCGCCGCTCCTGCGGGTGTGCCGTTCAACGAGGCGCTGCAGCAGCTCATCGTCGAGCCGTCGTCGATCCTCACCTTCCTCCGCCGCATCTGA